One genomic segment of Candidatus Fukatsuia endosymbiont of Tuberolachnus salignus includes these proteins:
- a CDS encoding helix-turn-helix domain-containing protein, whose protein sequence is MSMKLMTHAMSIKVGNPLRKLILLKLADNANDQGECWPSVPYIAHQCEMTDRSVQKHLHQLAVDGLLWIEYRKNEQGVNKSNVYHLTLNNAPKVKGENKSPGEDTGSPPGESRTLGGVSGTRGSASGTPGRGESGTPRISHSFEPVIEPVIEPNTPTASKICAIKVDECPAKREDPIPHPDCFPAQRNSPHVDTQTSLASRYAFEGKIIRLTPQDFDSWQTLFPHLDLVYELTRLDLEFRHDTPKSWFCTASQKLNYQNKRAVDGTTFKRVSGDRFAKKDYGTTVFPAWMEG, encoded by the coding sequence ATGAGTATGAAATTAATGACACACGCCATGAGTATCAAAGTGGGGAATCCGCTGAGAAAACTGATTTTACTCAAATTGGCTGATAATGCCAACGACCAAGGCGAATGCTGGCCGTCAGTGCCCTATATCGCTCATCAGTGTGAAATGACAGATCGCTCGGTACAAAAACATCTTCACCAGTTGGCAGTAGACGGCTTGCTGTGGATTGAATATCGTAAAAATGAGCAGGGCGTGAATAAATCGAATGTTTATCATTTGACGTTAAACAATGCCCCAAAAGTGAAGGGTGAAAATAAGTCACCCGGGGAGGATACAGGTTCACCTCCTGGTGAATCAAGAACGCTGGGTGGAGTATCTGGCACACGGGGTAGCGCATCTGGAACACCAGGAAGGGGTGAATCAGGAACACCCAGAATCAGTCATTCTTTTGAACCAGTCATAGAACCTGTCATAGAACCTAACACCCCAACTGCGAGCAAAATTTGTGCAATCAAAGTCGATGAGTGTCCTGCCAAGCGAGAAGACCCCATCCCCCACCCTGACTGTTTTCCTGCTCAGCGTAATTCCCCTCACGTTGACACTCAGACCAGCCTAGCGAGCCGTTACGCCTTCGAAGGGAAGATAATCCGCCTGACCCCGCAAGATTTCGACAGCTGGCAAACGCTATTCCCGCATTTGGACTTGGTCTACGAGCTGACACGATTGGATTTAGAGTTTCGTCACGACACGCCTAAAAGCTGGTTTTGCACCGCCAGTCAGAAACTGAATTACCAGAACAAACGGGCAGTGGATGGCACCACCTTCAAACGGGTTTCTGGCGACCGCTTCGCCAAAAAAGACTACGGCACCACGGTATTTCCGGCGTGGATGGAAGGGTAA
- a CDS encoding antiterminator Q family protein has product MNVTQLRLNNEQYHWVNSWLERWGAWVYSGRLEKPQSSLIAHCMATKKQQENPTRPMCNDDDGLLISRVVDTVIPVDNQAFGILLSYYVQRLSRYSIAVYSQKAAIPRNISTRGGNRFKKPSLATCRREVDQILEESLYLLHNSIEQAFKCRKRVGKIKKVA; this is encoded by the coding sequence ATGAACGTCACACAACTTAGGCTCAATAATGAGCAGTATCACTGGGTTAACAGCTGGCTGGAACGCTGGGGAGCCTGGGTATACAGCGGTCGATTGGAGAAGCCACAGAGTAGCCTCATCGCCCACTGTATGGCGACAAAAAAGCAGCAAGAAAATCCTACCAGGCCAATGTGTAATGATGATGACGGGTTGTTGATTTCTCGGGTGGTGGATACGGTGATACCGGTGGATAACCAGGCTTTTGGCATCCTGCTCAGTTACTACGTACAACGCCTTTCCCGTTATTCGATAGCGGTTTATAGCCAGAAAGCCGCTATACCGCGCAATATCAGCACACGAGGAGGCAACCGATTTAAAAAGCCTTCACTCGCTACCTGTCGTAGAGAAGTCGACCAGATACTAGAGGAAAGTCTGTATCTACTTCATAATTCTATAGAACAGGCGTTTAAATGTCGCAAACGTGTCGGTAAAATTAAAAAAGTGGCGTAA
- a CDS encoding IS630 family transposase — protein MKIELTADQKITLEAQHRQSHDRRVCDRIRCVLLSADGWTPPMIAHSQLINETTVRRHLTDYHKLNKLKPENGGSDGYLNAEQTTSLVEHLTQPLYHHNHQIVAYIAGRWNITFTVSGLYKGLKQHGFSYKKPKGVPHKFAVEKQQQFIKTYSELKDAAGNDPILFIDAVHPTQTTKISYGWIRKGQDKTIETTGSRTRLNIMGALNIQNVANPIIRDDETINSENVVHFLSAIRAHYPITTTAHVILEGAGYHRSQLVQDAALTLNIQLHYLPPYSPNLNPIERLWKVMNEQTRNNRYYPSKQSFKNDILNFFEVKLPQMASSLVSRLNDNFQALNPAS, from the coding sequence ATGAAAATAGAGCTGACTGCTGACCAGAAAATTACCCTCGAAGCCCAACATCGTCAAAGCCATGACCGCCGTGTCTGTGACAGGATCCGGTGTGTTTTGTTGTCCGCAGACGGCTGGACTCCCCCTATGATTGCTCACTCACAGCTCATTAATGAAACCACGGTGCGGCGCCACCTTACAGACTATCATAAACTCAACAAGCTCAAGCCTGAAAATGGCGGCTCCGATGGCTATCTCAATGCGGAACAGACCACGTCGCTGGTTGAACATCTCACCCAGCCGCTCTACCACCACAATCACCAAATTGTGGCGTATATCGCTGGACGCTGGAACATCACCTTTACCGTATCAGGTCTGTATAAAGGGTTGAAGCAGCATGGCTTTAGCTATAAAAAGCCGAAAGGTGTTCCGCATAAATTTGCCGTTGAGAAACAGCAGCAATTTATAAAGACCTACAGCGAATTGAAAGACGCCGCGGGTAATGACCCCATACTGTTTATTGATGCCGTTCATCCGACACAAACCACCAAAATAAGCTACGGCTGGATACGAAAAGGCCAGGATAAAACGATAGAGACCACCGGGAGCAGAACGCGGTTGAATATCATGGGAGCCTTGAACATCCAGAATGTGGCTAACCCCATAATCCGTGATGATGAGACGATTAACAGCGAAAATGTGGTTCACTTCCTGTCTGCCATTCGCGCGCATTATCCCATCACGACAACGGCACATGTGATCCTCGAGGGTGCAGGCTATCACCGTTCACAGCTTGTGCAAGACGCCGCGCTTACGTTGAATATCCAGCTTCATTACCTTCCGCCGTATAGCCCGAATCTAAACCCGATAGAGCGATTGTGGAAGGTGATGAATGAGCAAACACGAAACAATAGATATTACCCATCTAAACAGAGTTTTAAGAACGATATCTTAAACTTCTTTGAAGTGAAGCTACCACAAATGGCAAGTTCTCTGGTATCTCGCTTAAACGATAATTTCCAGGCGCTAAATCCTGCATCTTGA
- a CDS encoding RusA family crossover junction endodeoxyribonuclease, translating to MNEYRIVLPYPPTVNTYWRHARGRHYISKQGRQYRTEVIALIARKGLTLCLKSKLRVKVRVHVPYRRKRDLDNLLKAPLDALVHAGMIADDSVIDDLHIIRGEQVQGGRREIIITEQEAA from the coding sequence ATGAATGAATATCGAATAGTGCTGCCTTACCCGCCGACAGTGAATACCTATTGGCGACATGCCAGAGGCCGACATTACATCAGCAAACAGGGCAGGCAGTACCGTACCGAGGTTATTGCGTTAATTGCACGTAAGGGGCTTACCCTGTGCCTAAAAAGCAAACTTCGTGTCAAGGTACGAGTTCATGTCCCATACCGCAGGAAACGCGATTTAGATAATCTGCTAAAGGCACCGTTGGATGCCTTGGTACACGCGGGCATGATTGCCGATGACAGTGTGATTGATGACCTGCACATCATTCGGGGTGAACAGGTGCAAGGCGGCAGGAGGGAGATAATCATAACGGAACAGGAGGCAGCATGA
- a CDS encoding ATP-binding protein yields MAPPSNGFLATASPKKTTAPRYFRRGWKGNVMNVIEKIENSRQQQDLTFLEDRLKSARAPLKEIAGVRVDVAEVLCPQHGAFEQRCRTLQGFANVQQKTDCPACLHEKITVLKKNIASDQQRNQAQLIKNLLSQTGIPARFTTASFESYQPINAESLRCQKVCQAYAQKWHERLAQGGGLVMCGKPGTGKNHLAVAIAKHIITTHHASVVLTSALRITREVKSTWAKDATQTESEVIKHYTGVDMLIIDEIGVQFGSEAEKLILFEIINTRYENMKPTLLLSNLPKEDLTTYLGERVLDRMNEGGGCTLAFTWESYRVRTA; encoded by the coding sequence ATGGCACCACCTTCAAACGGGTTTCTGGCGACCGCTTCGCCAAAAAAGACTACGGCACCACGGTATTTCCGGCGTGGATGGAAGGGTAATGTGATGAATGTCATTGAAAAAATAGAAAATTCGCGTCAGCAGCAAGACCTCACTTTTCTTGAAGACCGGTTGAAAAGTGCCCGTGCCCCGCTGAAGGAAATAGCAGGGGTTCGGGTTGATGTAGCAGAGGTCCTCTGCCCACAACACGGGGCTTTTGAACAACGCTGTCGAACCCTGCAGGGCTTTGCCAACGTGCAACAGAAAACGGACTGTCCGGCGTGTTTACACGAAAAAATCACCGTATTGAAAAAGAATATCGCCTCAGACCAGCAGCGAAATCAGGCCCAATTGATTAAAAATTTGCTGAGCCAGACGGGTATCCCTGCGCGCTTTACCACTGCCAGTTTTGAGTCTTATCAGCCGATTAATGCTGAATCCTTGCGTTGCCAGAAGGTATGCCAGGCCTATGCACAAAAATGGCATGAGCGTTTAGCGCAAGGCGGTGGGTTGGTGATGTGCGGCAAACCCGGGACAGGAAAAAATCATCTGGCGGTTGCGATTGCTAAACACATCATTACGACACACCACGCCTCGGTTGTTCTGACATCCGCGCTACGTATTACTCGAGAGGTCAAGAGCACCTGGGCGAAAGACGCCACCCAAACCGAATCCGAGGTGATTAAGCACTACACCGGTGTCGACATGTTGATTATCGATGAAATCGGTGTGCAGTTTGGCAGTGAGGCCGAAAAGCTGATTTTATTTGAAATCATCAACACCCGCTATGAAAACATGAAACCGACGCTGCTGCTGAGCAATTTGCCGAAAGAAGACTTAACGACTTACCTCGGTGAGCGAGTACTGGACAGAATGAACGAAGGTGGCGGTTGTACTTTGGCGTTTACCTGGGAGAGCTATCGGGTCAGGACGGCATAA